CCGGACTGGACCCGAAGACTTCATTGGTGATTGATGACCTGATTCATGATATTACCAGGGAATATAATATGACCACGATTATCAATACGCATGATATGAATTCGGTATTGGGAATCGGCGAAAAGGTGATTTATATCTATGAGGGACATAAAGAGTGGGAAGGGACGAAGGACGATATCTTCACTTCTACCAACGAACGTCTGAACAACTTTATCTTTGCTTCGGACTTGCTTCGCAAGGTGAAAGACCTTGAAGTGCAAAGCATGGAAGGATAGGAAGCGGGAACTTAAAAAAGGACAATAAAAAAAACTTCTGTCATCAGGTGGCAGAAGTTTCTTTTTTTTCTTAGCTATGTAGCGTCGGCAATTAAGCTCTAGGTCTAGCTTCTTTAACTACCATAGTGCGGCCCATGTACTCAGCACCGTTCAATTCTGCGATAGCTTTGGCAGCTGCAGCATCGTCTTCCATTTCGATGAAAGCGAATCCTTTTGATTTGCCGGTTTCACGGTCCATAACAACTTTAACTGATGATACTGCGCCGTAATCTTCCATCACTTGTTGCAGATCTCCTTCCTTAACACGGTAGTTAAGGTTTCCAACATAAATGTTCATAATGAAAATGATAAAAAATAAATAAATGAATAAAACTCTCCGGATAGATGGTTACTAATAAAAGGATTAAAACGACAGAGAGTTTACAAAAGCGTTTCTGAAACGGAAGTAAAAACCTTGTAATCAAATCGAGAAACTAATGGTCCATCAATCCGCAACAAAGAAAAGAATAATTTTTGGATTGACCATCTTTTTGAAGATTTAATTTGTAGAAAATTGTAAAAAAGGAGAGCGATTGTTACAATGAAGTATTGTTTATCAGCGATTTGTTAGTTATGTATTCTAAATAGATACGAAATAAATCAGCAATGTCTTTTGAAATTTAAAAGATTAGCACTAATTTTGCACCCTCGTTTGAGTATAGAACAAAGTATAAATCAAATAAATAATTGTCAGAATGAACGTTTCATTACAAAACATTGACAAAGTAAGCGCAGAGCTTACTGTGAAGCTTGAGAAAGCCGATTATCAGGAGAAAGTAGACAAAGAGTTGAAATCACTCCGTCAGAAGGCGCAAATCCCGGGATTCCGTAAAGGTATGGTTCCGACGAGCCTTATTAAAAAAATGTATGGTAAGTCTGTTATTGCAGAAGTAGTGAATAAAGCACTGCAAGAAGCTGTTTACAATTATATTAAAGAAAATAAGGTGAACATGTTGGGCGAACCGTTGCCTAACGAAGAAAAGCAACAGAATATTGATTTCGATACAATGGATGAATTCGATTTCGTATTCGACATCGCTTTGGCACCTGAATTCAAGGCTGAAGTAAGCGCTAAGGATAAAGTAGATTATTATACAATCGAAGTATCTGAAGAAATGATCGACAACCAGGTGAAGATGTACACTCAACGCACCGGCAAGTACGATAAAGTAGATGCTTACGAAGATAACGACATGCTGAAAGGTCTGTTGGCACAGTTGGACGAAGAAGGTAACACGAAAGAAGGCGGTATTCAGGTAGAAGGTGCGGTAATGATGCCTTCTTATATGAAGAACGATGATCAGAAAGCTATCTTCGCTAATACAAAGGTGAACGATGTACTGGTATTCAACCCGAACGTTGCTTATGACGGAAACGCTACTGAACTGGGTTCTTTGTTGAAGATTGACAAGGAAATCGCGAAAGACGTGAAGTCTGATTTCAGCTTCCAGGTAGAAGAAGTCACTCGCTTTGTTCCGGGTGAACTGACTCAGGAAGTGTTCGACCAGGCATTCGGTGAAGGTGTTGTGAAGACTGAAGAAGAATTCCGCGCTAAGATTAAAGAGGAAATTGCAGCAAGATTTGTTGCCGACAGCGATTATAAGTTCTTGATCGACATTCGTAAAGTAATGATGGATAAAGTAGGTAAGCTGGAATTCTCTGACGCACTGCTGAAACGCATCATGTTGATGAACAACGAAGAGAAAGGCGAAGAATATGTAGCTGAAAACTATGATAAGAGCATCGAAGAACTGACTTGGCACCTGATTAAGGAACAGTTGGTAGAATCCAACGACATCAAGGTGGAACAGGAAGACGTTCTGAAGATGGCAAAAGACACAACGAAGGCGCAGTTTGCTCAATACGGCATGTTGTCTGTTCCCGAAGATGTGCTTGACAACTATGCACAGGAGATGTTGAAGAAGAAAGAAACAATCAACAATCTGGTGAGCCGTGTTGTAGAAGTGAAGTTGGCTGCTGCCCTGAAAGCACAGGTAACTTTGGAAAACAAGAACGTTTCTATCGAAGAATTCAATAAGATGTTTGAATAATCGTTCGGTTGAATCGAATGTAAAGTCACAGAAACACAGAGTTTTTATAAAATTATAACTCTGTGTTTTTTTGTGTCTCTGTATTCTTTTTCGTTTCTTTGTACTTACGTTTATTTTAAATTTTAAGAAAGGAACAATTAACATGGATGATTTTAGAAAATACGCAACCAAGCATTTAGGAATGAATGGCATGGTATTGGATGATGTGATTAAATCGCAGGCCGGGTATTTGAATCCCTATATTTTGGAAGAAAGACAGTTGAACGTAACTCAACTCGACGTCTTTTCACGCTTGATGATGGACCGCATCATTTTCCTGGGTACTCAGGTAGATGACTATACGGCAAATACGCTTCAGGCACAGTTGCTGTATCTGGATTCTGTAGATCCGGGTAAGGACATTTCTATTTATATCAACTCTCCGGGCGGAAGTGTATATGCCGGACTGGGCATTTACGACACGATGCAGTTTATCTCCAGTGATGTTGCCACGATCTGTACAGGTATGGCAGCTTCGATGGCAGCTGTGTTGCTGGTAGCCGGTGCCGAAGGCAAACGTTCTGCGTTGCCCCACTCACGCGTGATGATCCACCAACCGATGGGCGGTGCGCAGGGACAGGCTTCGGACATCGAAATCACGGCTCGTGAGATTCAGAAATTGAAGAAAGAACTTTATACAATCATCGCCGACCACTCGCATACTGACTTTGATAAGGTATGGGCGGATTCAGACCGCGACTACTGGATGACAGCGCAGGAAGCGAAGGAATACGGTATGATTGATGAGGTATTGATTAAGAAATAAAAATGGCTGATTCAAGAACAAAGAAAAAGTGTAGCTTCTGCGGCAGGCCGGAGAATGAAGTCGGATTCCTGATTACGGGAATGAACGGCTACATCTGCGACAGTTGCGCTACCCAGGCTTATGAGATTACTCAGGAAGCACTGGGCGAGGGCAAGAAAAGCGGCGAAGCTACCAAACTCAATTTAAAAGAACTGCCCAAACCGGTAGAAATCAAGAAATTCATCGACCAGTATGTAATCGGACAGGATGACGCAAAACGTTTTCTTTCCGTATCGGTCTACAACCATTATAAACGCTTGTTGCAAAAAGACAACAGTGATGATGTGGAGATTGAAAAGTCTAATATCATTATGGTAGGTAGCACCGGAACGGGAAAGACTTTGTTGGCACGTACCATTGCCAAGTTATTGCACGTGCCGTTTACGATTGTGGACGCTACGGTGTTGACGGAAGCCGGTTATGTGGGCGAAGATATTGAAAGTATTCTTACCCGCCTGCTTCAGGTGGCCGATTATAACGTGCCGGAAGCAGAACAGGGTATTGTGTTTATCGACGAAATCGACAAGATTGCCCGTAAAGGTGATAATCCTTCCATCACTCGCGACGTGAGCGGTGAAGGTGTGCAACAGGGATTGCTGAAATTGCTCGAAGGTTCCGTGGTGAATGTTCCACCCCAGGGCGGACGCAAGCACCCCGACCAAAAGATGATTCC
The DNA window shown above is from Bacteroides faecium and carries:
- a CDS encoding RNA recognition motif domain-containing protein — protein: MNIYVGNLNYRVKEGDLQQVMEDYGAVSSVKVVMDRETGKSKGFAFIEMEDDAAAAKAIAELNGAEYMGRTMVVKEARPRA
- the tig gene encoding trigger factor yields the protein MNVSLQNIDKVSAELTVKLEKADYQEKVDKELKSLRQKAQIPGFRKGMVPTSLIKKMYGKSVIAEVVNKALQEAVYNYIKENKVNMLGEPLPNEEKQQNIDFDTMDEFDFVFDIALAPEFKAEVSAKDKVDYYTIEVSEEMIDNQVKMYTQRTGKYDKVDAYEDNDMLKGLLAQLDEEGNTKEGGIQVEGAVMMPSYMKNDDQKAIFANTKVNDVLVFNPNVAYDGNATELGSLLKIDKEIAKDVKSDFSFQVEEVTRFVPGELTQEVFDQAFGEGVVKTEEEFRAKIKEEIAARFVADSDYKFLIDIRKVMMDKVGKLEFSDALLKRIMLMNNEEKGEEYVAENYDKSIEELTWHLIKEQLVESNDIKVEQEDVLKMAKDTTKAQFAQYGMLSVPEDVLDNYAQEMLKKKETINNLVSRVVEVKLAAALKAQVTLENKNVSIEEFNKMFE
- the clpP gene encoding ATP-dependent Clp endopeptidase proteolytic subunit ClpP gives rise to the protein MDDFRKYATKHLGMNGMVLDDVIKSQAGYLNPYILEERQLNVTQLDVFSRLMMDRIIFLGTQVDDYTANTLQAQLLYLDSVDPGKDISIYINSPGGSVYAGLGIYDTMQFISSDVATICTGMAASMAAVLLVAGAEGKRSALPHSRVMIHQPMGGAQGQASDIEITAREIQKLKKELYTIIADHSHTDFDKVWADSDRDYWMTAQEAKEYGMIDEVLIKK
- the clpX gene encoding ATP-dependent Clp protease ATP-binding subunit ClpX, translating into MADSRTKKKCSFCGRPENEVGFLITGMNGYICDSCATQAYEITQEALGEGKKSGEATKLNLKELPKPVEIKKFIDQYVIGQDDAKRFLSVSVYNHYKRLLQKDNSDDVEIEKSNIIMVGSTGTGKTLLARTIAKLLHVPFTIVDATVLTEAGYVGEDIESILTRLLQVADYNVPEAEQGIVFIDEIDKIARKGDNPSITRDVSGEGVQQGLLKLLEGSVVNVPPQGGRKHPDQKMIPVNTKNILFICGGAFDGIEKKIAQRLNTHVVGYTASQKTATVDKNNMMQYIAPQDLKSFGLIPEIIGRLPVLTYLNPLDREALRAILTEPKNSIIKQYIKLFEMDNIKLTFQDSVFEYIVDKAVEYKLGARGLRSIVETIMMDVMFEIPSESKKEYEVTLDYAKHQLEKANMARLQTA